In Nitrospinaceae bacterium, the DNA window TAAAATCGCCGTAAAAGAAGATCCTTGCCCCTACGTCAGCCGGGGCGGCCTCAAGCTTGCCCATGCCTTAGATACCTTTGAACTCTCCCCTGAGGGGCGGATTTGCATAGATGTGGGCTCATCCACCGGCGGGTTCACCGATGTAATGCTCCAGCGCGGCGCGCGGCGGGTTGTTTGCGTGGATGTTGGAAAGGGCCAGCTCGACTGGAAGCTCCGGGACGATGACAGGGTGGCGGTCTTAGAGGGGGTGAACGCCCGCAACCTCACGAAAAATGATTTTACCGCCGCCGCAGGTAAACAGGCCCCCACGCTTGCCACCGCCGATCTCTCGTTTATCTCCGTAACAAAAGTACTGCCTGCGATTCGCCCCCTCATGGCGAAATCATTCGAAATGCTTATCCTCGCCAAGCCGCAATTCGAGGTGGGAAAGGGCCAGGTTGGAAAAGGCGGCATCGTCAAAGACCCCGCCGTTCACCGCGCCGTTCTTGAATCTCTCTGGGGGTGGGCTGAAGAAAATAATTTTGGCCCCGCCGCCGCCTGCGCCAGCCCCATCCGGGGCGCGAAGGGAAACAGGGAGTTTTTCCTGCACCTGATACCGGGCGAGGAAGCCGGGGATATGGCGGACGAGATTGAGCGGGCGCTTGTGGAAAAGGAAGATGATTAGCGCAAATTCAAATTTCCTATTTATCAAACTTGCATAATACCGAAATGTCTATGCCGCGATTGATTTCCATGGGCTGGCCAATCGGGTGATAGCCTAAAATGAAACACCCCGCCGAATATGTAGGCGGGGTGTTTTTTATAACGCTCTTATCTATCGAATGTTGCTTCCGAACGGGAATTTAGCGTGTTTCGCGGCCCGGCCCGAGCAAGGGGCAGCCAAAATATTTATCATCGTCGTCCATTTCTCCGTTTCCGTTTAGGTCCAACCACCATCTTCCACCGGCGAAACCCTCGTCTCCGGGCCCGAAATCTGTTTCAAGGCCATTAGGACCCATCTCAAGCTTTTGGAACGGACCATTGTCAGGAAGATTGTTGGCGGCAATGATGGAATCAAAAAACAGTCCCTGGCTCCGCACATAAATGATCGGGCCATCGCCCCTTCCACCGGCTTCGGCTTGGGGGATCGCCACTGTCATGAAGCCAAGAGCTATCATCGAAAAGAGCAGCCAGTTCTTGATTTTTCTCATCGTTCTCTCCTTGAAATTAAGGGCGAAGGTTCTTGTACTCGTGCTATGGGCACTGTCGATTAACGTGGGAATACAATCTGTCTTGCAATTATTTTTTCATCCCATAGAAGCCTCCTGTGTTGTTGTGAAGAATTTGGAGGCTTCAATGTAGGAAATGAATTTATGGATAGAACAAAGAAAACGTATGGATTTTTTAAAGTTCTCGTAAAGGCGGGCGAAGCGTTATCATCCTTGCCAGGTCCGGCCCTGGGAGAGAAGGGGAAGTACGATTTTCTGTAATTGAAACCCAGTGAGATACCGGGGAGGGGCAGACGAGATTGAGCGGGTGCTAAAAGAAGAAGAGAACTAGCCCGGCGATATCACCCCATCCTTCATCTCGGGCACGATCTCGGTCCAATCCCGTTTCCCGCAATATTCGATGTCCTCCCCAAGCCCCAGGCTGGCGAGGTAGCGCCCCCAGCGGCAGTTTCTAAGCATGGCGGCGGCATCGGGGTCGGCGTCCTTTGCAATAAGGCACGCGGCGAGGGATGTGTCGGATAGCTCGGTCTCACCAATAAGCGAGGAGAGCTTGCCTATCAGCTCGCCCGCCACAACAGTGTCCTCCTCGGTGTAGCCTCCTTCTCTTCCCGAGCAGGCAATCAGCACGGCGGGGGCGGATATTGTTTGGATTTCCTCAGCCATGCGGCTTGCCACGGCTGTGAGGTTGGCAAAGGCGGCGGTGACGACCGTGCCGCATTTTTTCACGGCGTCCAGGGTGCGGGTGCCGTTCGTGCTTGAGTAGACAAGGCGGCGCCCGCCCACAAGATCGCGTGTCCACTCTCTTGGAGAGTTTCCACCATCAAAGCCCTCGATGGGTTTCGCGTCTTTCTCCCCGCCCAGGAGGACGGCATCGTGACCAAGCTCCTCTCTGAATTTGGCGGCAAGCTCTCTTGCGGACTCGGGCGAGGCGCAAGGATAAAAACCCGCGCACCCGTTTCCCATCACGGCGGCGATGGTCGAGGTTGCCCTTAGCACGTCGATCACGCAGCAAACGATGTTTTGTGATTCCGCCCCGCGCGCTTTTTTAATGTCTGTGAGACGCAAGGGGACTTCCGTGTGACTGAAGGCGGTTTCTATCCACAATTGTGCTGTCATTAATAAAAATTCTCCGTTGCGATAGTTGAAAAAATTACAATGGCTTTTCGATTTCAAGAAGCC includes these proteins:
- a CDS encoding TlyA family RNA methyltransferase; amino-acid sequence: MPKRERLDRLLVEQGLAPSRERAQSLILAGLVTVKGQRADKAGTAYPPDAKIAVKEDPCPYVSRGGLKLAHALDTFELSPEGRICIDVGSSTGGFTDVMLQRGARRVVCVDVGKGQLDWKLRDDDRVAVLEGVNARNLTKNDFTAAAGKQAPTLATADLSFISVTKVLPAIRPLMAKSFEMLILAKPQFEVGKGQVGKGGIVKDPAVHRAVLESLWGWAEENNFGPAAACASPIRGAKGNREFFLHLIPGEEAGDMADEIERALVEKEDD
- a CDS encoding 2-phosphosulfolactate phosphatase codes for the protein MTAQLWIETAFSHTEVPLRLTDIKKARGAESQNIVCCVIDVLRATSTIAAVMGNGCAGFYPCASPESARELAAKFREELGHDAVLLGGEKDAKPIEGFDGGNSPREWTRDLVGGRRLVYSSTNGTRTLDAVKKCGTVVTAAFANLTAVASRMAEEIQTISAPAVLIACSGREGGYTEEDTVVAGELIGKLSSLIGETELSDTSLAACLIAKDADPDAAAMLRNCRWGRYLASLGLGEDIEYCGKRDWTEIVPEMKDGVISPG